In Aegilops tauschii subsp. strangulata cultivar AL8/78 chromosome 3, Aet v6.0, whole genome shotgun sequence, one genomic interval encodes:
- the LOC109741699 gene encoding transcription factor MYB1, translated as MGRKPCCAKEGLNRGAWTAMEDEILVSYINDHGEGKWGSLPKRAGLNRCGKSCRLRWLNYLRPGIKRGNISDDEEELIVRLHGLLGNRWSLIAGRLPGRTDNEIKNYWNTTLSKRNQQSHGAGCSNHPQAKPLPPAPQAGGEAQALPEGTSSSPIRTKALRCTTTVLAAAEGFHEQGRAAPEHVAAEDQLGDCLSIGSIDLDLEGIELGFMMSPWSGGADGVGDQHFGAPGAEADGLEELLGLGVAGGGGDGHGGLGDLELAWLC; from the exons ATGGGGAGGAAGCCATGCTGCGCCAAGGAAGGCCTGAACAGAGGGGCATGGACGGCAATGGAGGACGAGATCCTGGTCTCCTACATCAACGATCACGGTGAGGGCAAGTGGGGGAGCCTCCCCAAACGAGCTG GGCTGAATCGCTGCGGAAAGAGCTGCCGGCTGCGGTGGCTCAACTACCTCCGGCCGGGGATCAAGAGAGGCAACATCTCCGACGACGAAGAGGAGCTCATCGTCAGGCTTCACGGGCTCCTAGGCAACAG GTGGTCGCTGATCGCGGGGCGGCTGCCGGGGCGAACAGACAATGAGATCAAGAACTACTGGAACACCACGCTGAGCAAGAGGAACCAGCAGTCCCACGGCGCCGGCTGCTCGAACCACCCGCAGGCCAAGCCGCTGCCGCCGGCGCCGCAGGCCGGTGGCGAGGCACAGGCCCTGCCGGAGGGCACGAGCAGCAGTCCGATACGGACCAAGGCGCTGCGGTGCACCACCACGGTGCTGGCGGCAGCAGAGGGGTTTCACGAGCAGGGCCGTGCGGCGCCGGAGCACGTTGCGGCGGAGGATCAGCTGGGGGACTGCCTGTCGATCGGGTCGATCGATCTTGACCTGGAGGGCATCGAGCTGGGCTTCATGATGAGCCCGTGGAGCGGCGGCGCCGACGGCGTGGGTGATCAGCATTTCGGTGCTCCCGGGGCTGAGGCTGATGGTCTGGAGGAGCTGCTCGGGCTGGGCGTGGCCGGAGGAGGCGGCGACGGCCATGGCGGACTCGGGGACCTGGAGTTGGCGTGGCTTTGCTAG